In Bacteroidota bacterium, a genomic segment contains:
- the wecB gene encoding UDP-N-acetylglucosamine 2-epimerase (non-hydrolyzing) produces the protein MIKLLTIIGARPQIIKASALSRKIKSNFSDKIEEIILHTGQHYDKNMSSVFFEELQIPEPKYNLSVGSSSHGKQTAEMISGIEEIIFNEKPNFIILYGDTNSTLAGGIAGSKLHIPIVHIEAGLRSFNKSMPEEINRITCDHCSTFLFSPTKAGLKNLIREGFNENNPQPYSIDNPAIFHCGDIMYDNSLFFSEIAKKNSTILKDNQLEPGKFALITIHRDSNTDKKVRLEAIFKAFISILTNENIDFVIPLHPRTQKLLKSNLSNQTYNQVIEHKNIKLIPPVSFLDMIELERNSKIVITDSGGVQKEAFFFQKPCVILRPQTEWVELVENETAIIADADINKIIESYNFLINKSDLNFPPIFGDGNAAGFICKQLIK, from the coding sequence AGCAAGGCCACAAATAATTAAAGCTTCTGCTTTGAGCAGAAAAATTAAAAGCAATTTTTCAGATAAAATCGAAGAAATAATACTTCATACAGGACAACATTACGACAAAAATATGTCGTCGGTTTTTTTTGAGGAGCTCCAGATTCCTGAACCAAAGTATAATTTGAGTGTTGGTTCATCATCGCATGGCAAACAAACTGCCGAAATGATTAGTGGAATTGAGGAAATTATTTTTAATGAAAAACCCAATTTTATAATTCTATATGGCGATACAAATTCTACGCTCGCCGGCGGAATTGCAGGATCGAAACTTCATATTCCGATAGTTCATATCGAAGCTGGTTTGCGATCTTTCAACAAGTCTATGCCCGAAGAAATAAATAGAATTACTTGCGATCATTGCTCAACATTTCTTTTTTCTCCTACCAAAGCAGGATTAAAAAATTTGATTCGAGAGGGATTTAACGAAAACAACCCTCAACCATATTCAATCGACAATCCTGCAATTTTTCATTGTGGAGATATTATGTACGATAATAGCTTATTTTTCTCGGAAATTGCAAAAAAGAATTCAACAATACTAAAAGACAATCAGCTTGAACCGGGAAAATTTGCATTGATTACAATACATCGCGATAGTAATACAGACAAAAAAGTAAGGTTAGAAGCAATTTTTAAAGCTTTTATTTCAATTCTTACGAATGAAAATATCGATTTTGTTATCCCTTTGCATCCTCGCACACAAAAACTTTTAAAAAGCAATCTTAGCAACCAGACATATAACCAAGTGATTGAACATAAGAATATAAAATTAATTCCTCCAGTTTCATTTTTAGATATGATTGAACTTGAACGAAATTCAAAAATTGTAATTACAGATTCAGGAGGAGTTCAAAAAGAAGCATTTTTCTTTCAAAAACCTTGTGTTATTCTGCGTCCACAAACCGAATGGGTTGAGTTGGTGGAAAATGAAACAGCAATTATTGCCGATGCCGATATTAATAAAATTATTGAAAGTTATAATTTTCTAATTAATAAGAGCGATTTAAATTTTCCTCCAATTTTTGGTGATGGAAATGCTGCCGGTTTCATTTGCAAACAGTTGATAAAATAA